GGACGAACGGCTCGTCCGCGTACGCCTCCTGCCAGGCGGCGCGGACCGTGGCCGGGTCGGTCCCCGGCACGAGGCGGGCCGTGGCGGTCGCGAGGATGCCCCGCGGCATGGGCACCAGGGTGGGCGTGAAGGAGATCGTCACGTCCGGGGCGCCCGCGACGGCGAGGTTCTGACGGATCTCGGGGATGTGCCGATGGCTGCCGCCCACCGCGTAGGGCTGGGCGCTGCCGAGCGCCTCGCTCGCGAGCAGGTGCGTCTTGAGGCTCTTGCCCGCGCCGGAGTACCCGTTGGCGAGCACAGCGACGAGGTCGGTGGGCTCGATGACCCCCGCCGCGACGCCGGGCTGGAGCCCCAGGGTGACGGCGGTGACGTTGCAGCCGGGCACCGCGATGCGCCGTGCGGACGCCAGCTCGGCGCGCTGCTGGGCGGCCGTCTTCTCCCCCGCGTGCAGCAGCTCGGGCAGCCCGTAGGGCCAGGTGCCGGCGTGCGGGCTGCCGTAGTACTCCTGCCACGCCGCGGCGTCGGTGAGCCGGTGGTCGGCGCCGAGGTCGAGCACGATCGCGTGGTCACCGCGGTCCGCGAGCGCGGCTGCGAGCTCGCCGCTGGCGCCGTGGGGCAGCGCGAGCACGACCACGTCGTGCCCGGTGAGCTCGTCGACGGCGGTGGGGGCGAGCATGCGGTCGGCCAGGCTGCGCAGGTGCGGCTGATGCGAGCCCAGGGGCGTCCCGGCGTTGCTGTGCGCGGTGAGCGCCCCGATCTTCGCCTCGGGGTGGCCGAGCAGGATCCGCAGGATCTCGCCGCCCGCGTATCCGCTCGCCCCTGCGACGGCAACCGTGAAAGTCATGTGCATGAACATACACCCGAGTGCAGTTTGATACGTCGAGGTCCCAGCATCCGAGAGCCTCGCGCCGCACCGCCACCCATCATCTCACCGCGTCCTGACCTGCGCGTGGGCCGCGCGCCCACGCCGGCGGCGGAATGTTCCCGTGGCGGCCCGCGTTGCCGAGGGCATGCGTGCCATCGACGCCACCGCACCGGGCGGCCCAGACGTCCTCCGCCTGGTCGAGCGCCCCGACCCCGAGCCCGGTCCCACCGACGTGCTGGTGCGGGTGGCCGCCGCGGGCGTCAACTTCGTCGACACCTACCGGCGGTCGGGCCTCTATCCCGCGTCCTTCCCCCACACCGTGGGATCGGAGGGCGCCGGCCGCGTCGTGGCGATCGGCGCCGAGGTGAGTGACATCGCCGTGGGCGACCGGGTCGCGTGGGCATCCGCGCCCGGCTCCTACGCCGAGCTGGTACTGGTGCCCGCGGCGATCGCCCTGCCCGTGCCCGACGCCGTCGACGACCAGGTCGCCGCCGCCATCCCCATGCAAGGGTTGACCGCCCACTACCTCGCCGCCTCGACCTTCCCTGTGACCCCCGGCCAGGACGTGCTCGTCCACGCCGGCGCCGGCGGCGTGGGCCTGCTGCTCACACAACTCGCCGCGGCCCGCGGCGCGCGAGTCATCACCACGGTGGGCGCCCCGGCCAAGGAGGCCCTCTCGCGGGAGGCCGGCGCCACCGACGTCATCCGGTACACCGAGCTCGACGACCTCACCGCCGAGCTCCCCACCCTTGTGCGCGATCTCACCGGCGGCGCGGGCGTGCACACGGTCTTCGACGGCGTCGGACGCGCCACCTTCGAGGCATCGCTCGCCTCCCTACGCCCCCGGGGCGGCCTCGCCCTCTTCGGAGCGGCCTCGGGGCCGGCGCCCCCGATCGACCCCCAGCGCCTCAACGCCGCCGGGTCGCTCTACCTGACACGCCCCACCCTCGGGCACTACACCGCGACCCGCGAGGAGCTCCTCTGGCGCGCCGGCGAGCTGTTCGCCGCCATCGCGGCCGGGCTCCTCGACGTGCGGATCGGCGCCGCCTACCCTCTGGCGGAGGCGGCCGATGCCCACCGGGCCCTCGAGGGCCGCGCCACCACCGGGAAGGTCCTCCTGCTGCCATGACACGGTCGCCGTCAGCGTCACGCCACCAGCCACGAGGCCGCGCCGCTCACGCGCCGGCAGCCTGCGCCCTGCGCGGCGGGGGCACGCCGTGATCCCGCTCGAGGGCGACGAGCCGTCGCCCCCGTGGCTCCGGCGCCTGTCCGCGGTCCTCGTGGTGCTGCTCACCGTGACCCTCGTCATCGGGTACGCGTCCTACGGGCTCCGGCGCCCGGCCTGCGCGGACGTGGACGGCGTGAGCGTCAGCGCGCGGTGGTCCTGGTCCGACGCCCAATGGACGTGCCCGCTGCCCGCGGGGTCCGGCGTCCGCGCGTGAACCGGCAAGCCTGACAGGCGCGGCGACCCCGCCCAGCACGACGCCCGCGTCCACCGAGGTGGGCGCGGGCGTCTGGGCTGAGGGCTCGGGAGGCGGCGATCAGGCCCGGAGCACCGCACCGACCCGTCGACCCGCCTCGGCCACCACGGCCTCGCGCACGCCCGCGGCCTCCTCGGCCGTGAGCGTCCGGTCCGCCGCACGCAGCCGCAGCGAGAAGGCCAGCGACTTCTTCCCCTCGCCAACCTGGGCGCCGGTGTAGACGTCGAACAGCCGCAGCTCCTCGAGCACGTCGCCCGCAGGGCTCGCCGCCGCGCCCGCGCGCACCGCGGCATCGACCTCGGCCGCCGGAACGGAGGAATCGACCACGAGCGCGATGTCCTCCTTGGCGACCGGGAACGTCGAGACCTCGTGCGCCTGCACGGGCTCGGAGCCCGCCGCGTCCAGCAGCACATCGAGGTCCACCTCGAACGCGGCCGCCCGCTCAGGCAGCCCCAGGGCAGCGACGACCTTGGGGTGCAGCTCTCCCGCGTGCCCGACGAGCCGGCCGTCAGAGGTCTCCAGCCGCGCCGTGCGGCCGGGGTGCCACGGAGCACGCGAGCCGTCCGCGACCACGGTCACGGGCGCCCCCGCCACCTCGGCCACCAGCAGGGCGCCGGCGATCGCGTCGGTGTGGTCCGCCCGCCGTCCCGCGCCCCACCAGCCGGAGCGCTCGCGCTGGCCGGCGAGCACGCCGGCCACCCGCCGCGGCTGCGCGGGCACACCCGCGTCGAGGGCCGCGAGGTCGGCATCCGACGGCCGGACGGCCCCCGGGAGGCTGGGCGGCGCCGGGGCCCCGGCGGTGGGCAGGGTGACCAGGCCGACCTCGAACACCGCCAGGTCGCCCGTGCCACGGCCCACGTTGCGACGAGCCGTCTCGAGCAGGGTCTCGAGCACAGTGGTGCGCAGCTCGGGGCGCGCGTCGGACAGCGGGTTCAGCAGCCGCAGGGCCTGGCGTCGGGCGTCGTCCGCGGGGATGGTCAGCGCGTCGTGCTGCTCGGCGCCCACGAACGGGTAGCTGAGCGTCTCGACGTACCCGGCCGCGGCGAGAGCCCGGGCCACCGCGCGCCGGGCGCGCTGCTCGTCGGTCAGGCCGCGGCCCGCGGGAGCCGCGGGAAGCACCGACGGGATCGCGTCGTAGCCGCGCAGCCGCGCGACCTCCTCGACCAGGTCGACCGGCTCGGCCAGGTCGGGGCGCCACGTCGGCGCCTGCACCTCGACCACCGCGGCGCCTGCGTCCCCGCGCACGACGCACCCGATCTCGTCGAGCGTCTCGCGCACCTGGTCCGGGGTGTACTCCACCCCCACGATCCGGCCCGGCAGGTCGAGCGGCAGGCTGATCAGCGTGGGAGCCGGCGTCCGGTCGACGTCGGTCACCGCGGGCTCGGGCGTGCCGCCGCCGTGCTCCACCAGGAGCTCCACGACGCGCGCGACCGCCACCCGCGGCAGCCGCGGGTCGACGCCGCGCTCGAAGCGCTTGGCCGCCTCGCTGGGCAGCTTGTGGCGCCGCGCCGTGCGGGCCACGGTGATCGGGTCGAAGTGCGCGGCCTCGATCAGCAAGTCGCTGGTACCCGACGCCACCTCGCTCTCGGCGCCGCCCATCACGCCGGCCAGGCCGAGGATGCGCGACGCGCGCTCCCCCGCCGGGCTGTCGGTGATGAGCAGGTCCTCCGGGTCGAGCACGCGCTCGGCGCCGTCGAGGGTGCGCAGCCGCTCCCCCGCACGAGCCCGGCGCACCACGATCGGCTCGGCCACCTGCGCCAGGTCGTAGGCGTGCAACGGCTGGCCCAGGTCGAGCATCACGTAGTTCGTGACGTCCACCGCCAACGAGATCGGGCGCATGCCCGCCTGCGTCAGGCGGCGCTGCATCCACGCCGGCGACGGGGCGGACGCGTCCACCCCGCGCACCACCTGGGCGACGAAGCGGTCCGCGCCCGGCACGCCGTGGATCGGCGCGACGTCGGTGATCTCGACGCCGAAGCCCGCGCCACCGGCAGCCCCGGAGACCGCGACGTCCGCGGCCGTCGCGAGACCGGGGTCGGTGAACGACGCGCCGGTCGAGTGCGAGTACTCGCGGGCCACGCCGCGCATCGAGAAGCAGTAGCCGCGGTCCGGCGTCACGTTGATCTCGAGGACCTCCTCGCCGAGACCGAGCAGCTCGCGCGCGTCGGCGCCGGGCTCTGCGTCGATCCCGATCCGGGACAGCACGATGATGCCGTCGTGGTCCTCGCCCAGGCCCAGCTCGCGGGCCGAGCAGATCATGCCGTCCGACACGTGCCCGTACGTCTTGCGGGAGGCGATGGGGAACGGCCCCGGCAGCACCGCGCCAGGCAGCGCGACGACCACGCGGTCGCCGACGTCGAAGTTGTGCGCGCCGCACACGATGCCCCGGGGGGTCCCGTCGGCCTCGTTGTGGGCGCCCACGTCAACGCGGCACCAGTTGATGACCTTGCCGTTCTTCTGCGCCTCGGGCGTGCGCTCCACGACCTCGCCGACCACCAGCGGGCCGGTCACGGCCGCGGGGAGGATGGCCTCCTCCTCGAGCCCGACCCGGACCAGGTCCGCGGCGAGCTGCTCGGCGGTCGTGCCGGCGGGGACGTCGACGTGCTCGGCGAGCCACGTCAGAGGGATGCGGGGCATCAGATCTCCATCCCGAACTGC
The sequence above is a segment of the Cellulomonas chengniuliangii genome. Coding sequences within it:
- the argC gene encoding N-acetyl-gamma-glutamyl-phosphate reductase, whose translation is MHMTFTVAVAGASGYAGGEILRILLGHPEAKIGALTAHSNAGTPLGSHQPHLRSLADRMLAPTAVDELTGHDVVVLALPHGASGELAAALADRGDHAIVLDLGADHRLTDAAAWQEYYGSPHAGTWPYGLPELLHAGEKTAAQQRAELASARRIAVPGCNVTAVTLGLQPGVAAGVIEPTDLVAVLANGYSGAGKSLKTHLLASEALGSAQPYAVGGSHRHIPEIRQNLAVAGAPDVTISFTPTLVPMPRGILATATARLVPGTDPATVRAAWQEAYADEPFVQLLPEGEWPSTAATLGANTALVQVAVDERAGRVVTVTAIDNLVKGTAGGAVQSLNLALGLPETAGLAQDGVAP
- a CDS encoding quinone oxidoreductase family protein yields the protein MRAIDATAPGGPDVLRLVERPDPEPGPTDVLVRVAAAGVNFVDTYRRSGLYPASFPHTVGSEGAGRVVAIGAEVSDIAVGDRVAWASAPGSYAELVLVPAAIALPVPDAVDDQVAAAIPMQGLTAHYLAASTFPVTPGQDVLVHAGAGGVGLLLTQLAAARGARVITTVGAPAKEALSREAGATDVIRYTELDDLTAELPTLVRDLTGGAGVHTVFDGVGRATFEASLASLRPRGGLALFGAASGPAPPIDPQRLNAAGSLYLTRPTLGHYTATREELLWRAGELFAAIAAGLLDVRIGAAYPLAEAADAHRALEGRATTGKVLLLP
- the pheT gene encoding phenylalanine--tRNA ligase subunit beta encodes the protein MPRIPLTWLAEHVDVPAGTTAEQLAADLVRVGLEEEAILPAAVTGPLVVGEVVERTPEAQKNGKVINWCRVDVGAHNEADGTPRGIVCGAHNFDVGDRVVVALPGAVLPGPFPIASRKTYGHVSDGMICSARELGLGEDHDGIIVLSRIGIDAEPGADARELLGLGEEVLEINVTPDRGYCFSMRGVAREYSHSTGASFTDPGLATAADVAVSGAAGGAGFGVEITDVAPIHGVPGADRFVAQVVRGVDASAPSPAWMQRRLTQAGMRPISLAVDVTNYVMLDLGQPLHAYDLAQVAEPIVVRRARAGERLRTLDGAERVLDPEDLLITDSPAGERASRILGLAGVMGGAESEVASGTSDLLIEAAHFDPITVARTARRHKLPSEAAKRFERGVDPRLPRVAVARVVELLVEHGGGTPEPAVTDVDRTPAPTLISLPLDLPGRIVGVEYTPDQVRETLDEIGCVVRGDAGAAVVEVQAPTWRPDLAEPVDLVEEVARLRGYDAIPSVLPAAPAGRGLTDEQRARRAVARALAAAGYVETLSYPFVGAEQHDALTIPADDARRQALRLLNPLSDARPELRTTVLETLLETARRNVGRGTGDLAVFEVGLVTLPTAGAPAPPSLPGAVRPSDADLAALDAGVPAQPRRVAGVLAGQRERSGWWGAGRRADHTDAIAGALLVAEVAGAPVTVVADGSRAPWHPGRTARLETSDGRLVGHAGELHPKVVAALGLPERAAAFEVDLDVLLDAAGSEPVQAHEVSTFPVAKEDIALVVDSSVPAAEVDAAVRAGAAASPAGDVLEELRLFDVYTGAQVGEGKKSLAFSLRLRAADRTLTAEEAAGVREAVVAEAGRRVGAVLRA